A genomic window from Coccinella septempunctata chromosome 9, icCocSept1.1, whole genome shotgun sequence includes:
- the LOC123320715 gene encoding ATP synthase subunit beta, mitochondrial, with product MLNAITRGSSLLAGKAVEKLTAESLKVVSVSNGNKRGLAAKAAASVKGNGQVVAVIGAVVDVQFDDNLPPILNALEVENRSPRLVLEVAQHLGENTVRTIAMDGTEGLVRGQKVKDTGFPIRIPVGAETLGRIINVIGEPIDERGPIPTDKLAPIHAEAPEFVDMSVEQEILVTGIKVVDLLAPYAKGGKIGLFGGAGVGKTVLIMELINNVAKAHGGYSVFAGVGERTREGNDLYHEMIESGVISLKDKTSKVALVYGQMNEPPGARARVALTGLTVAEYFRDVEGQDVLLFIDNIFRFTQAGSEVSALLGRIPSAVGYQPTLATDMGSMQERITTTKKGSITSVQAIYVPADDLTDPAPATTFAHLDATTVLSRAIAELGIYPAVDPLDSTSRIMDPNVIGQEHYNVARGVQKILQDYKSLQDIIAILGMDELSEDDKLTVARARKIQRFLSQPFQVAEVFTGHAGKLVPLEETIKGFQKILKGELDHLPEVAFYMVGPIEEVVEKAERLAKETN from the exons ATGTTGAATGCGATAACCCGAGGTTCCAGCCTTTTGGCTGGAAAAGCTGTGGAAAAATTAACCGCAGAAAGTCTTAAAGTCGTTAGCGTTAGCAATGGAAACA AACGTGGTTTGGCAGCAAAAGCCGCAGCCTCTGTCAAAGGAAACGGACAAGTTGTAGCTGTAATTGGTGCTGTCGTAGACGTACAGTTCGATGACAACCTACCCCCAATTCTCAACGCCCTCGAGGTGGAAAACCGAAGCCCCAGGCTAGTCCTGGAGGTAGCCCAGCATTTGGGAGAGAACACAGTCCGTACCATTGCTATGGACGGTACTGAAGGTCTTGTCCGAGGCCAAAAAGTCAAGGATACCGGATTCCCAATCCGTATTCCAGTAGGAGCAGAAACTTTGGGACGTATCATCAACGTCATCGGTGAACCCATCGATGAAAGGGGCCCCATTCCAACCGACAAATTGGCCCCAATTCACGCCGAAGCCCCAGAATTCGTCGATATGAGCGTCGAACAAGAGATCCTTGTCACTGGTATCAAG GTTGTAGATTTGCTTGCCCCATATGCCAAGGGAGGTAAGATTGGTCTGTTCGGCGGTGCCGGTGTGGGTAAAACTGTACTCATTATGGAACTTATCAACAACGTCGCCAAAGCCCATGGTGGTTATTCAGTGTTTGCCGGTGTAGGAGAACGTACCCGTGAAGGTAACGATTTGTACCATGAGATGATTGAATCTGGGGTCATCTCCCTGAAAGACAAGACTTCCAAGGTAGCTCTTGTATACGGACAGATGAACGAGCCCCCAGGCGCACGTGCTCGTGTCGCTTTGACCGGATTGACTGTTGCTGAATATTTCAGGGATGTTGAAGGACAGGATGTGTTGCTCTTCATCGACAACATTTTCAG ATTCACCCAAGCTGGTTCGGAGGTGTCTGCCCTTTTGGGTCGTATCCCCTCCGCTGTAGGTTACCAACCAACTTTGGCCACTGACATGGGTAGTATGCAGGAACGTATCACCACCACCAAGAAAGGTTCCATCACCTCTGTGCAAGCCATCTATGTACCCGCCGACGATTTGACAG ATCCCGCCCCTGCCACCACCTTCGCTCACTTGGACGCCACCACCGTATTATCCAGAGCCATCGCAGAATTGGGTATCTACCCTGCTGTGGACCCCTTGGACTCCACCTCCCGTATCATGGACCCCAACGTCATCGGTCAGGAGCACTACAACGTCGCTCGTGGCGTGCAGAAGATCCTGCAAGATTACAAATCGCTCCAGGACATCATCGCCATCCTGGGTATGGACGAGCTGTCTGAAGACGACAAATTGACAGTGGCCAGGGCGCGTAAGATCCAACGTTTCCTGTCCCAACCCTTCCAGGTGGCCGAGGTCTTCACCGGTCACGCCGGTAAATTGGTGCCCCTCGAGGAGACGATCAAGGGATTCCAGAAGATATTGAAGGGAGAGCTTGATCACTTGCCGGAAGTTGCTTTCTACATGGTCGGGCCAATAGAGGAGGTCGTAGAGAAGGCTGAGAGATTAGCCAAGGAAACCAACTAA
- the LOC123320701 gene encoding uncharacterized protein KIAA1841 homolog isoform X1 produces the protein MINSFTYLCLENTSSSNKLVSQGKTSPKTEIQSCSEITVKEFLEFLKTAYQVQESLEGILTASGMTQAIDWLKLKESQFIKRNETACQTSSTPSLYKEPSASDCSSRKASSTSAKSLDIADSKSSKSHSDFLAKSCESLTAKLNEVLSEGLLDPILPLLPVMASPPHIPTRKSSISKTSDKSLASVANSNTSCVDKNSKKKGSEEAVKVAVEKSSSEVEIHVCDEVKNMKKDFYCNQKLLVEKMGYFAEVTAGQKLEDMDISVHCDVGIFEWLMKWVQKEFILEEDWPQLDAQNVIPIVVSAAFLQMEPLLEECLRYCHENMNEILRTSTNLSCLNDQILNRLAAMYTNTELDSIRDKKDKLQSKLFTKLIISLVEPEPECVRGHWDSLARTFRCEKCQQLVDPSVSLRIPCVPPCMRLQYDGSILSYHVRDPLWNINEYIEKLHKQLKSWRRVYWRLWGNAHFLYCLTCKRFFPANQLGWCLYHPDAPQFFTLDAQKAPLPVGRYPCCGDRAYRFQLLTNFRGCKFKDHSVCTKSVKDSAVLNLLLSYRHLVAEEPPELMFPERLTRLVARDMSTSDKLVCKEVFWWDGLQIVPPRPKLGLLSMFSDRGKGAEVESRAHSSDEDSQDESSNSNGSSSSGSSEESRPRTPKPVKKKRKKRTPCRLWQVHLSARSNQDTQRSYEEKTLKQMAALLNKKCPTNTESGSKHKYGKLIHRNTNPLGGIWVRLESEWKEQNVNNQQKTRPFFMTKGKQLRNCKFPQ, from the exons ATGATTAATAGTTTCACTTATTTATGTTTAG AAAATacttcttctagtaataaactgGTGAGCCAAGGTAAAACAAGTCCAAAAACTGAGATACAGTCATGTTCAGAGATCACAGTAAAAGAATTCCTGGAGTTCTTGAAGACTGCATATCAA GTACAGGAAAGTTTGGAAGGAATCCTCACGGCCAGTGGTATGACACAAGCTATAGATTGGTTGAAATTGAAGGAGAGTCAGTTCATTAAGAGGAATGAAACAGCATGTCAAACGTCTAGTACACCAAGTCTTTATAAAGAACCATCTGCGTCAG ACTGTTCATCAAGGAAAGCATCCTCAACATCTGCAAAATCATTGGATATTGCCGATTCCAAATCATCCAAGTCTCATTCCGATTTCTTGGCGAAATCTTGTGAATCATTGACTGCGAAACTTAATGAAGTACTTTCCGAAGGTCTTCTTGATCCGATTCTTCCCCTTCTGCCTGTAATGGCGTCACCACCTCATATACCCACAAGGAAATCTTCTATAAGTAAAACTTCTG ACAAGTCATTGGCATCGGTTGCTAATTCTAATACGTCTTGTGTggataaaaattcaaagaaaaaagGCAGTGAGGAAGCTGTAAAGGTGGCTGTAGAGAAGAGTTC GTCAGAAGTCGAAATTCATGTTTGTGATGaagtgaaaaatatgaaaaaagatTTTTATTGTAATCAGAAGTTGTTGGTGGAGAAAATGGGTTATTTCGCAGAGGTCACAGCAG GTCAAAAACTCGAAGATATGGACATTTCCGTCCATTGCGATGTGGGAATATTCGAATGGCTCATGAAATGGGTGCAGAAAGAATTCATCCTGGAGGAAGATTGGCCTCAACTGGACGCCCAAAACGTCATACCCATCGTAGTTTCCGCAGCTTTCCTACAGATGGAACCGTTGCTGGAGGAATGTCTCAGGTATTGCCACGAGAACATGAACGAGATACTGAGGACGTCCACCAACCTGTCCTGCTTGAACGACCAGATTCTAAACAG GTTGGCCGCTATGTACACCAACACCGAGCTGGATTCGATTCGGGACAAGAAGGATAAGTTGCAATCGAAGCTTTTCACCAAGCTTATAATCTCCCTGGTCGAGCCTGAACCGGAATGCGTTAGGGGGCATTGGGACTCCTTGGCCAGGACTTTTAGGTGCGAGAAGTGTCAACAGTTAGTCGATCCCTCTGTATCCTTGAGAATACCATGTGTACCCCCTTGTATGAGGTTGCAGTACGATGGGTCCATTTTGAGTTATCACGTGAG GGACCCCCTTTGGAATATCAATGAGTACATCGAGAAGCTCCACAAGCAGCTCAAATCCTGGCGCAGGGTTTACTGGAGGCTGTGGGGCAACGCCCATTTCCTGTACTGCCTGACCTGCAAGCGTTTCTTCCCAGCGAATCAGCTCGGTTGGTGCCTCTACCACCCGGACGCCCCGCAGTTCTTCACGCTGGACGCCCAGAAGGCCCCCCTGCCAGTCGGGAGGTACCCCTGTTGCGGGGACAGGGCCTACAG GTTTCAACTCCTGACCAATTTTCGAGGCTGCAAGTTCAAGGATCACTCGGTGTGCACGAAGAGCGTGAAGGATTCGGCCGTTTTGAACCTGCTGCTGAGCTATAGGCATCTGGTGGCAGAGGAACCTCCGGAATTGATGTTCCCCGAGAGGCTCACCAGGCTGGTGGCCAGAG ATATGTCTACGAGCGACAAACTGGTCTGCAAAGAGGTGTTTTGGTGGGACGGGCTCCAGATTGTCCCACCCCGTCCTAAGTTGGGGCTCTTGAGCATGTTCTCGGACAGGGGCAAAGGTGCCGAAGTGGAGAGCAGGGCTCATTCCTCCGATGAGGACAGCCAGGATGAAAGCAGCAATTCCAACGGATCTTCATCGAGTGGATCGAGCGAAGAGAGCAGGCCAAGAACTCCTAAACCG GTCAAAAAGAAGAGGAAAAAGAGGACGCCCTGCAGGCTTTGGCAGGTGCATCTCTCGGCCAGGAGCAACCAGGACACCCAGAGGTCCTACGAGGAGAAGACGTTGAAGCAGATGGCTGCCCTGTTGAATAAGAAGTGCCCCACGAACACTGAAAGTGGCAGCAAGCACAAATACGGAAAATTGATTCACAGAAACACGAATCCTTTAG GTGGTATCTGGGTAAGGCTGGAATCAGAGTGGAAGGAGCAGAACGTTAACAATCAGCAAAAAACTCGTCCGTTTTTCATGACAAAAGGGAAGCAGTTACGAAATTGCAAATTTCCCCAGTGA
- the LOC123320701 gene encoding uncharacterized protein KIAA1841 homolog isoform X2, with product MFSNKLVSQGKTSPKTEIQSCSEITVKEFLEFLKTAYQVQESLEGILTASGMTQAIDWLKLKESQFIKRNETACQTSSTPSLYKEPSASDCSSRKASSTSAKSLDIADSKSSKSHSDFLAKSCESLTAKLNEVLSEGLLDPILPLLPVMASPPHIPTRKSSISKTSDKSLASVANSNTSCVDKNSKKKGSEEAVKVAVEKSSSEVEIHVCDEVKNMKKDFYCNQKLLVEKMGYFAEVTAGQKLEDMDISVHCDVGIFEWLMKWVQKEFILEEDWPQLDAQNVIPIVVSAAFLQMEPLLEECLRYCHENMNEILRTSTNLSCLNDQILNRLAAMYTNTELDSIRDKKDKLQSKLFTKLIISLVEPEPECVRGHWDSLARTFRCEKCQQLVDPSVSLRIPCVPPCMRLQYDGSILSYHVRDPLWNINEYIEKLHKQLKSWRRVYWRLWGNAHFLYCLTCKRFFPANQLGWCLYHPDAPQFFTLDAQKAPLPVGRYPCCGDRAYRFQLLTNFRGCKFKDHSVCTKSVKDSAVLNLLLSYRHLVAEEPPELMFPERLTRLVARDMSTSDKLVCKEVFWWDGLQIVPPRPKLGLLSMFSDRGKGAEVESRAHSSDEDSQDESSNSNGSSSSGSSEESRPRTPKPVKKKRKKRTPCRLWQVHLSARSNQDTQRSYEEKTLKQMAALLNKKCPTNTESGSKHKYGKLIHRNTNPLGGIWVRLESEWKEQNVNNQQKTRPFFMTKGKQLRNCKFPQ from the exons ATGTTTAG taataaactgGTGAGCCAAGGTAAAACAAGTCCAAAAACTGAGATACAGTCATGTTCAGAGATCACAGTAAAAGAATTCCTGGAGTTCTTGAAGACTGCATATCAA GTACAGGAAAGTTTGGAAGGAATCCTCACGGCCAGTGGTATGACACAAGCTATAGATTGGTTGAAATTGAAGGAGAGTCAGTTCATTAAGAGGAATGAAACAGCATGTCAAACGTCTAGTACACCAAGTCTTTATAAAGAACCATCTGCGTCAG ACTGTTCATCAAGGAAAGCATCCTCAACATCTGCAAAATCATTGGATATTGCCGATTCCAAATCATCCAAGTCTCATTCCGATTTCTTGGCGAAATCTTGTGAATCATTGACTGCGAAACTTAATGAAGTACTTTCCGAAGGTCTTCTTGATCCGATTCTTCCCCTTCTGCCTGTAATGGCGTCACCACCTCATATACCCACAAGGAAATCTTCTATAAGTAAAACTTCTG ACAAGTCATTGGCATCGGTTGCTAATTCTAATACGTCTTGTGTggataaaaattcaaagaaaaaagGCAGTGAGGAAGCTGTAAAGGTGGCTGTAGAGAAGAGTTC GTCAGAAGTCGAAATTCATGTTTGTGATGaagtgaaaaatatgaaaaaagatTTTTATTGTAATCAGAAGTTGTTGGTGGAGAAAATGGGTTATTTCGCAGAGGTCACAGCAG GTCAAAAACTCGAAGATATGGACATTTCCGTCCATTGCGATGTGGGAATATTCGAATGGCTCATGAAATGGGTGCAGAAAGAATTCATCCTGGAGGAAGATTGGCCTCAACTGGACGCCCAAAACGTCATACCCATCGTAGTTTCCGCAGCTTTCCTACAGATGGAACCGTTGCTGGAGGAATGTCTCAGGTATTGCCACGAGAACATGAACGAGATACTGAGGACGTCCACCAACCTGTCCTGCTTGAACGACCAGATTCTAAACAG GTTGGCCGCTATGTACACCAACACCGAGCTGGATTCGATTCGGGACAAGAAGGATAAGTTGCAATCGAAGCTTTTCACCAAGCTTATAATCTCCCTGGTCGAGCCTGAACCGGAATGCGTTAGGGGGCATTGGGACTCCTTGGCCAGGACTTTTAGGTGCGAGAAGTGTCAACAGTTAGTCGATCCCTCTGTATCCTTGAGAATACCATGTGTACCCCCTTGTATGAGGTTGCAGTACGATGGGTCCATTTTGAGTTATCACGTGAG GGACCCCCTTTGGAATATCAATGAGTACATCGAGAAGCTCCACAAGCAGCTCAAATCCTGGCGCAGGGTTTACTGGAGGCTGTGGGGCAACGCCCATTTCCTGTACTGCCTGACCTGCAAGCGTTTCTTCCCAGCGAATCAGCTCGGTTGGTGCCTCTACCACCCGGACGCCCCGCAGTTCTTCACGCTGGACGCCCAGAAGGCCCCCCTGCCAGTCGGGAGGTACCCCTGTTGCGGGGACAGGGCCTACAG GTTTCAACTCCTGACCAATTTTCGAGGCTGCAAGTTCAAGGATCACTCGGTGTGCACGAAGAGCGTGAAGGATTCGGCCGTTTTGAACCTGCTGCTGAGCTATAGGCATCTGGTGGCAGAGGAACCTCCGGAATTGATGTTCCCCGAGAGGCTCACCAGGCTGGTGGCCAGAG ATATGTCTACGAGCGACAAACTGGTCTGCAAAGAGGTGTTTTGGTGGGACGGGCTCCAGATTGTCCCACCCCGTCCTAAGTTGGGGCTCTTGAGCATGTTCTCGGACAGGGGCAAAGGTGCCGAAGTGGAGAGCAGGGCTCATTCCTCCGATGAGGACAGCCAGGATGAAAGCAGCAATTCCAACGGATCTTCATCGAGTGGATCGAGCGAAGAGAGCAGGCCAAGAACTCCTAAACCG GTCAAAAAGAAGAGGAAAAAGAGGACGCCCTGCAGGCTTTGGCAGGTGCATCTCTCGGCCAGGAGCAACCAGGACACCCAGAGGTCCTACGAGGAGAAGACGTTGAAGCAGATGGCTGCCCTGTTGAATAAGAAGTGCCCCACGAACACTGAAAGTGGCAGCAAGCACAAATACGGAAAATTGATTCACAGAAACACGAATCCTTTAG GTGGTATCTGGGTAAGGCTGGAATCAGAGTGGAAGGAGCAGAACGTTAACAATCAGCAAAAAACTCGTCCGTTTTTCATGACAAAAGGGAAGCAGTTACGAAATTGCAAATTTCCCCAGTGA
- the LOC123320701 gene encoding uncharacterized protein KIAA1841 homolog isoform X3, which produces MTQAIDWLKLKESQFIKRNETACQTSSTPSLYKEPSASDCSSRKASSTSAKSLDIADSKSSKSHSDFLAKSCESLTAKLNEVLSEGLLDPILPLLPVMASPPHIPTRKSSISKTSDKSLASVANSNTSCVDKNSKKKGSEEAVKVAVEKSSSEVEIHVCDEVKNMKKDFYCNQKLLVEKMGYFAEVTAGQKLEDMDISVHCDVGIFEWLMKWVQKEFILEEDWPQLDAQNVIPIVVSAAFLQMEPLLEECLRYCHENMNEILRTSTNLSCLNDQILNRLAAMYTNTELDSIRDKKDKLQSKLFTKLIISLVEPEPECVRGHWDSLARTFRCEKCQQLVDPSVSLRIPCVPPCMRLQYDGSILSYHVRDPLWNINEYIEKLHKQLKSWRRVYWRLWGNAHFLYCLTCKRFFPANQLGWCLYHPDAPQFFTLDAQKAPLPVGRYPCCGDRAYRFQLLTNFRGCKFKDHSVCTKSVKDSAVLNLLLSYRHLVAEEPPELMFPERLTRLVARDMSTSDKLVCKEVFWWDGLQIVPPRPKLGLLSMFSDRGKGAEVESRAHSSDEDSQDESSNSNGSSSSGSSEESRPRTPKPVKKKRKKRTPCRLWQVHLSARSNQDTQRSYEEKTLKQMAALLNKKCPTNTESGSKHKYGKLIHRNTNPLGGIWVRLESEWKEQNVNNQQKTRPFFMTKGKQLRNCKFPQ; this is translated from the exons ATGACACAAGCTATAGATTGGTTGAAATTGAAGGAGAGTCAGTTCATTAAGAGGAATGAAACAGCATGTCAAACGTCTAGTACACCAAGTCTTTATAAAGAACCATCTGCGTCAG ACTGTTCATCAAGGAAAGCATCCTCAACATCTGCAAAATCATTGGATATTGCCGATTCCAAATCATCCAAGTCTCATTCCGATTTCTTGGCGAAATCTTGTGAATCATTGACTGCGAAACTTAATGAAGTACTTTCCGAAGGTCTTCTTGATCCGATTCTTCCCCTTCTGCCTGTAATGGCGTCACCACCTCATATACCCACAAGGAAATCTTCTATAAGTAAAACTTCTG ACAAGTCATTGGCATCGGTTGCTAATTCTAATACGTCTTGTGTggataaaaattcaaagaaaaaagGCAGTGAGGAAGCTGTAAAGGTGGCTGTAGAGAAGAGTTC GTCAGAAGTCGAAATTCATGTTTGTGATGaagtgaaaaatatgaaaaaagatTTTTATTGTAATCAGAAGTTGTTGGTGGAGAAAATGGGTTATTTCGCAGAGGTCACAGCAG GTCAAAAACTCGAAGATATGGACATTTCCGTCCATTGCGATGTGGGAATATTCGAATGGCTCATGAAATGGGTGCAGAAAGAATTCATCCTGGAGGAAGATTGGCCTCAACTGGACGCCCAAAACGTCATACCCATCGTAGTTTCCGCAGCTTTCCTACAGATGGAACCGTTGCTGGAGGAATGTCTCAGGTATTGCCACGAGAACATGAACGAGATACTGAGGACGTCCACCAACCTGTCCTGCTTGAACGACCAGATTCTAAACAG GTTGGCCGCTATGTACACCAACACCGAGCTGGATTCGATTCGGGACAAGAAGGATAAGTTGCAATCGAAGCTTTTCACCAAGCTTATAATCTCCCTGGTCGAGCCTGAACCGGAATGCGTTAGGGGGCATTGGGACTCCTTGGCCAGGACTTTTAGGTGCGAGAAGTGTCAACAGTTAGTCGATCCCTCTGTATCCTTGAGAATACCATGTGTACCCCCTTGTATGAGGTTGCAGTACGATGGGTCCATTTTGAGTTATCACGTGAG GGACCCCCTTTGGAATATCAATGAGTACATCGAGAAGCTCCACAAGCAGCTCAAATCCTGGCGCAGGGTTTACTGGAGGCTGTGGGGCAACGCCCATTTCCTGTACTGCCTGACCTGCAAGCGTTTCTTCCCAGCGAATCAGCTCGGTTGGTGCCTCTACCACCCGGACGCCCCGCAGTTCTTCACGCTGGACGCCCAGAAGGCCCCCCTGCCAGTCGGGAGGTACCCCTGTTGCGGGGACAGGGCCTACAG GTTTCAACTCCTGACCAATTTTCGAGGCTGCAAGTTCAAGGATCACTCGGTGTGCACGAAGAGCGTGAAGGATTCGGCCGTTTTGAACCTGCTGCTGAGCTATAGGCATCTGGTGGCAGAGGAACCTCCGGAATTGATGTTCCCCGAGAGGCTCACCAGGCTGGTGGCCAGAG ATATGTCTACGAGCGACAAACTGGTCTGCAAAGAGGTGTTTTGGTGGGACGGGCTCCAGATTGTCCCACCCCGTCCTAAGTTGGGGCTCTTGAGCATGTTCTCGGACAGGGGCAAAGGTGCCGAAGTGGAGAGCAGGGCTCATTCCTCCGATGAGGACAGCCAGGATGAAAGCAGCAATTCCAACGGATCTTCATCGAGTGGATCGAGCGAAGAGAGCAGGCCAAGAACTCCTAAACCG GTCAAAAAGAAGAGGAAAAAGAGGACGCCCTGCAGGCTTTGGCAGGTGCATCTCTCGGCCAGGAGCAACCAGGACACCCAGAGGTCCTACGAGGAGAAGACGTTGAAGCAGATGGCTGCCCTGTTGAATAAGAAGTGCCCCACGAACACTGAAAGTGGCAGCAAGCACAAATACGGAAAATTGATTCACAGAAACACGAATCCTTTAG GTGGTATCTGGGTAAGGCTGGAATCAGAGTGGAAGGAGCAGAACGTTAACAATCAGCAAAAAACTCGTCCGTTTTTCATGACAAAAGGGAAGCAGTTACGAAATTGCAAATTTCCCCAGTGA
- the LOC123320712 gene encoding wee1-like protein kinase, which produces MADKNITNDDMKDSGLDDLDLSGDMSFEFSKENLRSIGSPSSRGMMGARRLDFDDGNYLTSTPGPNSMSYSPPYKRVRALRLFDSPLTPKTIIQQSVNSPLPRNRLFSSDKPRAVASAFYKPEKPLANVNPFTPDGMMMTKKRSRSIRSLMGSPDLNTSLTFDEEEVSVNEQQPTKRIALQENNISRYHKEFLELEPLGSGEFGSVYKCINRLDGCVYAIKKSTKPVAGSVFEKTALNEVYAHAVLGKHQHVVRYYSAWAEDNHMIIQNEYCNGGALSDHITDQPLSPEELCRLILHVAEGLRYIHSEGLVHLDIKPGNIFISKEKRLNFSSADDSMYDLDESQCESEVTYKIGDLGHVTSISNPQVEEGDCRYLPREILQDDYANLPKADIFSLGMTAIECAGFGPLPKNGDLWHELRDGKMPDHPSLNALGDGIRRLLAAMIHPDPVMRPTAVQVLLNDALVPKGKMTNLQLQKELNAERLKNEILTKQLVEAAKFIKSTNNNHQFANNNKDKKNSPAISRLIGKKVNRSVSTTTF; this is translated from the exons ATGGCAGATAAAAATATTACTAACGATGATATGAAAGATTCAGGCTTGGACGACTTGGATTTATCAGGAGATATGTCCTTTGAATTTTCCAAAGAGAACCTGAGATCTATTGGAAGTCCCAGCTCGCGAGGCATGATGGGGGCGAGAAGACTCGATTTTGACGATGGAAATTACCTTACAAGTACTCCTGGACCTAATTCCATGTCTTATAGTCCACCATATAAGAGAGTTCGTGCACTGAGATTATTTGACAGTCCTCTTACACCTAAGACTATAATTCAGCAGAGTGTGAATTCACCGCTTCCAAGAAATAGGCTTTTCTCCTCGGATAAACCAAGAGCAGTAGCTTCTGCTTTTTATAAACCTGAAAAACCTTTGGCAAATGTGAATCCATTCACACCAGATG GTATGATGATGACAAAGAAGAGGAGTCGCTCAATCAGGTCGCTAATGGGATCACCTGATCTCAACACATCATTAACTTTTGATGAGGAAGAGGTGTCTGTGAATGAACAACAACCAACAAAAAGAATTGCTTTACAG gAGAACAACATTTCAAGATACCACAAAGAATTCTTGGAATTGGAGCCTTTGGGAAGTGGAGAATTTGGTTCTGTCTATAAATGTATAAATCGACTGGATGGTTGTGTATATGCAATAAAGAAATCAACTAAGCCTGTAGCTGGAAGTGTTTTCGAAAAAACAGCTTTGAATGAAGTTTATGCACATGCTGTATTAG GCAAACACCAACACGTCGTTCGTTATTATTCGGCATGGGCGGAGGACAACCACATGATCATCCAGAACGAGTATTGCAACGGAGGCGCTTTGTCTGATCATATAACGGATCAACCCCTGTCCCCTGAAGAGCTATGCAGACTGATACTACATGTGGCGGAGGGATTGAGGTACATCCATTCCGAGGGCCTCGTTCACCTGGACATAAAGCCCGGCAACATCTTCATATCCAAGGAGAAAAGGCTCAACTTCAGCAGCGCAGACGACAGCATGTACGATTTGGACGAGTCCCAGTGCGAGTCGGAGGTTACATATAAGATCGGGGACCTAGGGCACGTCACCAGCATCAGCAATCCACAG GTGGAGGAAGGTGATTGTAGATACCTGCCAAGGGAGATACTTCAAGACGACTATGCCAACCTACCCAAGGCAGATATTTTCTCCCTCGGTATGACAGCGATAGAATGTGCCGGTTTTGGACCTCTACCCAAGAACGGCGACCTTTGGCACGAGCTGAGAGACGGCAAAATGCCCGATCATCCCTCTTTGAACGCTTTGGGAGATGGCATAAGACGACTCCTTGCTGCGATGATACATCCGGATCCTGTCATGAGACCCACCGCTGTCCAAGTCTTATTG AATGATGCTTTGGTCCCGAAGGGCAAGATGACCAATCTGCAGCTCCAGAAGGAACTGAATGCCGAACGACTAAAGAACGAGATACTTACGAAACAACTTGTGGAAGCTGCGAAATTCATAAAGAGCACAAACAACAACCACCAGTTCGCCAACAACAACAAAGACAAGAAGAACTCTCCGGCCATTTCCAGGCTGATCGGGAAGAAAGTGAACAGAAGCGTAAGCACAACAACTTTCTGA